The following are encoded in a window of Vespa crabro chromosome 2, iyVesCrab1.2, whole genome shotgun sequence genomic DNA:
- the LOC124433166 gene encoding uncharacterized protein LOC124433166 isoform X5, protein MKGKVSQKELEDLFSEGARFRDTSQQIHKQWQADPARAFPTVGSVATTVGGGSPSPASGDISTPNSTPSPSPSPTNGQQVMHNGGYESQTKNVNTITRNKQQQQLLMHQQQQQQQQQQQQHQLLHQEQVQGVQSSVTPARTPGVGADSSAVDVGKGVGGRVTEVMELCYVTERIIALWYREDAQGVLEHATTLLRGKHADNYMIFNLSSPGRAGESNTREAGWPQGLAPSLERLCALCKELDSWLNGVPNRVVVLHARGNKERLGVAVSAYMNYSSICGGRDQALDRFAMRRFLDDKIGSLQVPSHRRYIEYFSGLLSGSLRISQSPLYLTHLTVLGVPLFEPTGCRAFLKVYEGLTPVYTSDLYSVTNAREFTVNLGGLRLRGDILVKCYHRVYSKQSREVMFSLQFHTCVITENVVSFPRSELDVACEDPRCPPDSVVTLYFATDAKRQDGPIPAPTPAVPHASAHHDPILHWDSYTNLEISDDEGRETPLSPPPPSSSSVQTSPRGLGYTCGPIDGSLYAVVQQGAAGGARGSPLTVSMDSGISSAPPQRPSPPEHEPDNQAHGDLDKLLHDMMLTVESMPDPPTEDYARPDRNEKIYVQENRSYSSHTSSSHAPSTYSTLKDSYRSYSVAKESSPPYNSSTSSYSTLKNEYRDSPKNVEHRREDYEYRVSPDRKISESTADIYGRKQHVDSFSPSGNIDFIDEDIPYHARQTSQPFSYGATTDMIKHQKLSSPSLVRKASVRGTAPVVDFDDILGDANPRRPISPLSPNTPDPPPEFANGPVKTTPDHVDGLSWLRQQQLKLAARRDEKSPKTIWRQETGNRVIGELRSYQRGRLRHDGYASDSAVLDDDDDTWIPSSISNQTQTKTTPYTSAPASPLLPQRSSSRKYNGSTSSGILGRPRAESMNERPFVSVKRAYEYRKYSDGQSPPSSPRAVFAADPPLSTGMQRRSGSPVNLEKQQPPRPESRSDSFARTDAFLREHRQQQQQFLQHQQQQQQQQQQQQQQQQQQQQQQQQQQQQQQQHNNGMNNISSTMENGHEQSKRAIIHEKSFGTLARPSRPESRNRVTTTYQNYSRNYNNDVTTITTTMTTPITATTMTTMTTMTTMTTTNDRSNNGSGQNEGGLLAVVDQQTSVPLNQGDPLVSLIRSLAEISPIRSPSSNSATNKIENDHGHTTIDATATTVNNNVASIATNCSPNQSPKAWQNCTQSHNDSASSWTERSVSPGSTVGVSRPQTPAFPVHPRTPYVNNASPTVTFASDRGYVMSNNSYNINNNNNNITGVEATGGNSNNNNLGNYNAERTIYIEERREVSKETGLPPKSPTTQRRLSFPASGPLKQTHNKRWPLTNQSASFDYSKDRPVSPIGESAISQAQAISHSPGTPTHVEFAQSPKSATSYTSINSGGGQSSPQVQYYGSRRSSIHSNSEPQEVADINVKFVRDTSRIWYKPNISREQAISMLKDATPGTFVVRDSNSFPGAFGLALKVATPPPGAPSSPRDPSSELVRHFLIEPTSRGVRLKGCANEPVFSSLSALVYQHSLMAMALPCQLLVPEPEAAARALDSPATNSAQQLLAQGAACNVLYLFTVDTESLTGPQAIKKAISTLFEQKPLPSATIVHFKVSTQGITLTDNARKLFFRRHYPTNNISYCGLDTDERTWDFTGEDIGRPISAHRCFGFVARKPAHKSDNQCHVFAELEPEQPATAIVNFVNKVMMGNSIAKANIV, encoded by the exons GTACAAGGTGTACAGTCGTCGGTGACGCCCGCGAGGACGCCTGGCGTCGGCGCGGATTCGTCTGCCGTCGATGTTGGAAAGGGCGTCGGTGGAAGGGTCACGGAAGTAATGGAATTATGTTACGTCACGGAAAGGATAATTGCTCTTTGGTATCGAGAAGATGCACAAGGTGTTTTGGAACATGCGACGACCCTTTTAAGGGGCAAACATGCCGATAATTATATG ATATTCAATCTATCATCGCCAGGACGAGCAGGTGAATCGAATACAAGAGAAGCCGGATGGCCTCAAGGTTTGGCACCAAGTTTGGAAAGATTATGCGCCCTTTGCAAGGAGCTGGACTCCTGGTTAAACGGTGTTCCAAATCGTGTAGTTGTTTTACACGCAAG GGGTAACAAGGAACGATTGGGTGTGGCGGTCTCGGCTTACATGAATTACAGCAGCATCTGCGGTGGACGCGATCAAGCCTTGGACAGGTTCGCGATGAGAAGATTCCTCGATGACAAGATCGGATCGCTGCAAGTTCCATCACATCGAAG atacatagagTACTTCAGTGGATTATTGTCTGGGTCATTGAGAATCAGTCAATCTCCTCTTTACTTGACACACCTCACGGTACTCGGAGTGCCACTCTTCGAGCCTACCGGATGTCGAGCGTTCCTCAAAGTCTACGAAGGATTGACGCCCGTTTACACATCGGATTTGTACTCGGTGACGAATGCTCGTGAGTTCACGGTTAATCTCGGTGGTCTTCGCTTGAGAGGAGACATTCTCGTGAAATGTTATCATAGGGTATATTCCAAACAAAGCCGAGAAGTAATGTTCTCGCTACAG TTCCACACGTGCGTCATCACAGAAAACGTTGTGTCATTTCCCCGTTCGGAACTTGACGTTGCATGCGAAGATCCACGATGTCCACCCGATAGTGTTGTGACCCTTTACTTCGCAACCGATGCGAAACGTCAGGATGGCCCAATTCCAGCACCAACACCCGCTGTGCCTCATGCCTCGGCTCATCACGATCCCATCCTCCATTGGGACAGCTACACGAATCTCGAGATAAGCGATGACG AAGGCCGCGAGACACCGTTGTCACCACCGCCACCATCGAGTTCATCCGTTCAAACATCGCCACGTGGGTTAGGTTACACCTGCGGACCTATAGATGGATCCTTGTACGCGGTGGTACAGCAGGGTGCTGCAGGTGGTGCTCGCGGTTCACCACTGACAGTTTCCATGGACAGCGGTATCAGCAGTGCTCCACCTCAAAGACCAAGTCCACCTGAACACGAGCCGGATAATCAGGCTCACGGTGATCTTGATAAACTTCTTCACGATATGATGCTAACCGTTGAG tCGATGCCAGACCCTCCTACGGAGGATTATGCTCGACCGGATAGAAACGAGAAGATTTACGTCCAAGAAAATCGTAGTTACAGTAGTCACACCAGTAGTAGCCATGCGCCATCAACTTATTCGACCTTGAAGGATTCCTACAGAAGTTATAGCGTCGCCAAAGAATCCAGTCCGCCTTACAACTCTAGCACGTCTAGTTATAGCACGTTAAAGAACGAATATAGAGATAGCCCGAAAAACGTGGAACACCGTAGGGAGGATTACGAGTACCGTGTTTCACCTGATCGAAAAATATCCGAATCAACGGCAGATATATATGGTAGAAAGCAACACGTCGATTCATTCTCTCCATCCGGTAACATCGACTTTATCGACGAGGACATTCCTTATCACGCGAGACAAACGAGTCAACCGTTCTCTTACGGTGCTACAACcgatatgatcaaacatcaaaAATTATCATCACCTTCCTTGGTTAGAAAGGCGTCGGTACGTGGTACAGCACCGGTCGTAGACTTCGATGATATTCTTGGCGATGCTAATCCAAGACGACCTATCAGCCCTTTAAGCCCAAATACACCAGATCCACCGCCAGAGTTCGCGAATGGTCCTGTCAAAACCACCCCCGATCACGTCGACGG attatcTTGGCTGAGGCAACAACAATTGAAACTGGCCGCGAGGAGAGATGAGAAAAGTCCTAAAACAATATGGCGACAGGAAACTGGAAATCGTGTTATCGGAGAACTTCGTAGTTATCAAAGGGGAAGATTAAGGCACGACGGTTATGCCAGCGATTCGGCAGTattagacgacgacgacgatacaTGGATACCAAGTTCAATTTCTAATCAG ACCCAAACGAAAACGACCCCTTACACCTCCGCACCGGCGAGTCCTTTGCTCCCGCAAAGATCGAGTAGTCGTAAGTACAATGGCAGCACTAGTAGCGGTATTCTCGGCAGACCAAGAGCCGAAAGCATGAACGAACGACCATTCGTCTCTGTGAAGAGAGCTTACGAGTATCGAAAGTACAGCGACGGTCAG AGCCCTCCGTCATCCCCCCGCGCAGTATTTGCAGCCGATCCACCCTTAAGCACAGGAATGCAACGTCGATCGGGTAGTCCGGTTAACTTGGAGAAGCAACAACCACCTCGTCCAGAATCTAGAAGCGATAGTTTTGCACGTACCGATGCCTTCTTGCGTGAGCATagacagcaacaacaacaattccTACAAcatcagcaacaacagcaacagcagcagcagcagcagcagcagcagcaacaacaacagcagcagcagcagcaacaacaacaacaacaacaacaacagcataACAACGGGATGAATAACATTTCCAGCACCATGGAAAATGGTCACGAACAAAGCAAACGGGCAATTATTCACGAGAAAAGTTTTGGAACTTTGGCTAGACCGTCGAGACCAGAGTCGAGAAATCGCGTAACAACGACGtatcaaaattattcgagaaattataacaatgatgtgacaacaataacgacgacaatgacaacgccaataacagcaacaacaatgacaacaatgacaacaatgacaacaatgaCGACAACAAACGACAGAAGCAACAATGGCAGTGGCCAAAATGAAGGAGGACTTTTGGCGGTGGTCGATCAACAAACATCTGTCCCACTTAATCAAGGAGATCCTCTCGTGAGCCTCATTCGATCATTGGCTGAGATATCGCCTATTCGCTCACCCTCATCCAATTCCGCGACTAACAAGATTGAGAATGATCATGGTCATACAACTATCGATGCGACCGCGACAACGGTCAACAACAACGTCGCTAGCATTGCCACTAATTGTTCCCCTAACCAGTCGCCAAAAGCATGGCAGAATTGTACCCAG tCCCACAATGACTCGGCGTCATCGTGGACCGAGAGAAGCGTCAGTCCCGGAAGTACAGTAGGAGTTTCGAGACCGCAAACACCTGCATTTCCTGTACATCCACGTACTCCTTATGTCAATAATGCATCGCCAACTGTAACATTCGCCTCCGATCGTGGCTATGTCATGTCCAACAATAGTtacaacatcaacaacaataataataatattactggAGTGGAAGCTACCGGtggtaatagtaacaacaataatctTGGAAATTATAATGCCGAACGAACGATTTATATTGAGGAGCGAAGGGAAGTCTCTAAGGAAACGGGACTTCCACCCAAGAGTCCGACAACACAACG ACGCTTGAGTTTCCCAGCAAGCGGGCCGCTTAAACAAACGCATAACAAACGATGGCCGCTCACTAACCAATCGGCGTCGTTCGACTATAG CAAGGACCGACCTGTTTCTCCGATAGGCGAATCTGCGATATCACAAGCTCAGGCTATTTCACATAGCCCTGGTACTCCAACTCACGTTGAATTTGCCCAAAGTCCGAAg AGTGCTACGTCGTACACATCTATCAACAGTGGTGGTGGTCAGTCGTCTCCACAGGTGCAGTATTATGGATCAAGACGTTCGAGTATTCATTCGAACAGTGAACCTCAAGAGGTCGCTGACATTAACGTAAAATTCGTACGAGATACCAGCAGGATCTGGTACAAACCAAATATATCTCGAGAACAAg cAATCTCAATGCTGAAGGATGCCACACCGGGTACGTTCGTAGTAAGAGACAGCAATTCTTTCCCGGGTGCGTTTGGTTTAGCATTGAAAGTGGCAACACCACCACCTGGTGCGCCTAGTAGTCCTAGAGATCCATCAAGCGAACTCGTCAGGCATTTCTTGATCGAGCCAACCTCACGTGGAGTCAGACTGAAGGGATGCGCGAACGAACCAGTTTTTAGTTCTTTGTCAGCATTAGTTTATCAACACAGCTTGATGGCAATGGCATTACCATGTCAACTGTTAGTACCTGAACCAGAAGCTGCTGCTAGAGCTTTGGATTCGCCCGCTACGAATAGTGCACAACAACTTCTTGCACAGGGAGCTG cTTGCAacgttctttatcttttcaccGTCGACACAGAATCCTTGACCGGGCCTCAAGCTATCAAAAAAGCTATAAGTACTTTGTTCGAACAAAAACCTTTGCCGAGTGCGACCATCGTTCATTTCAAGGTCTCCACTCAAGGTATAACACTGACGGATAACGCAAGGAAATTATTCTTCCGTAGACATTATCCTACGAACAACATCAGTTATTGCGGTTTAGATACTGATGAACGTACTTGGGATTTTACCGGTGAAGATATTGGACGACCAATCAGCGCACA tcGTTGCTTCGGATTCGTAGCAAGAAAACCCGCTCACAAATCAGACAATCAATGTCACGTGTTCGCCGAGCTGGAACCGGAACAACCAGCAACGGCcatcgttaatttcgtcaaTAAAGTCATGATGGGCAACTCGATCGCTAAAGCCaatatcgtataa
- the LOC124433166 gene encoding uncharacterized protein LOC124433166 isoform X11 has translation MKMSSNGGSSLSRAWLRANCCRCGDTRQDKMNNNLKDETPLREETETLLHRIAFTVWHTALHIERGEHNGGYESQTKNVNTITRNKQQQQLLMHQQQQQQQQQQQQHQLLHQEQVQGVQSSVTPARTPGVGADSSAVDVGKGVGGRVTEVMELCYVTERIIALWYREDAQGVLEHATTLLRGKHADNYMIFNLSSPGRAGESNTREAGWPQGLAPSLERLCALCKELDSWLNGVPNRVVVLHARGNKERLGVAVSAYMNYSSICGGRDQALDRFAMRRFLDDKIGSLQVPSHRRYIEYFSGLLSGSLRISQSPLYLTHLTVLGVPLFEPTGCRAFLKVYEGLTPVYTSDLYSVTNAREFTVNLGGLRLRGDILVKCYHRVYSKQSREVMFSLQFHTCVITENVVSFPRSELDVACEDPRCPPDSVVTLYFATDAKRQDGPIPAPTPAVPHASAHHDPILHWDSYTNLEISDDEGRETPLSPPPPSSSSVQTSPRGLGYTCGPIDGSLYAVVQQGAAGGARGSPLTVSMDSGISSAPPQRPSPPEHEPDNQAHGDLDKLLHDMMLTVESMPDPPTEDYARPDRNEKIYVQENRSYSSHTSSSHAPSTYSTLKDSYRSYSVAKESSPPYNSSTSSYSTLKNEYRDSPKNVEHRREDYEYRVSPDRKISESTADIYGRKQHVDSFSPSGNIDFIDEDIPYHARQTSQPFSYGATTDMIKHQKLSSPSLVRKASVRGTAPVVDFDDILGDANPRRPISPLSPNTPDPPPEFANGPVKTTPDHVDGLSWLRQQQLKLAARRDEKSPKTIWRQETGNRVIGELRSYQRGRLRHDGYASDSAVLDDDDDTWIPSSISNQTQTKTTPYTSAPASPLLPQRSSSRKYNGSTSSGILGRPRAESMNERPFVSVKRAYEYRKYSDGQSPPSSPRAVFAADPPLSTGMQRRSGSPVNLEKQQPPRPESRSDSFARTDAFLREHRQQQQQFLQHQQQQQQQQQQQQQQQQQQQQQQQQQQQQQQQHNNGMNNISSTMENGHEQSKRAIIHEKSFGTLARPSRPESRNRVTTTYQNYSRNYNNDVTTITTTMTTPITATTMTTMTTMTTMTTTNDRSNNGSGQNEGGLLAVVDQQTSVPLNQGDPLVSLIRSLAEISPIRSPSSNSATNKIENDHGHTTIDATATTVNNNVASIATNCSPNQSPKAWQNCTQSHNDSASSWTERSVSPGSTVGVSRPQTPAFPVHPRTPYVNNASPTVTFASDRGYVMSNNSYNINNNNNNITGVEATGGNSNNNNLGNYNAERTIYIEERREVSKETGLPPKSPTTQRRLSFPASGPLKQTHNKRWPLTNQSASFDYSKDRPVSPIGESAISQAQAISHSPGTPTHVEFAQSPKSATSYTSINSGGGQSSPQVQYYGSRRSSIHSNSEPQEVADINVKFVRDTSRIWYKPNISREQAISMLKDATPGTFVVRDSNSFPGAFGLALKVATPPPGAPSSPRDPSSELVRHFLIEPTSRGVRLKGCANEPVFSSLSALVYQHSLMAMALPCQLLVPEPEAAARALDSPATNSAQQLLAQGAACNVLYLFTVDTESLTGPQAIKKAISTLFEQKPLPSATIVHFKVSTQGITLTDNARKLFFRRHYPTNNISYCGLDTDERTWDFTGEDIGRPISAHRCFGFVARKPAHKSDNQCHVFAELEPEQPATAIVNFVNKVMMGNSIAKANIV, from the exons GTACAAGGTGTACAGTCGTCGGTGACGCCCGCGAGGACGCCTGGCGTCGGCGCGGATTCGTCTGCCGTCGATGTTGGAAAGGGCGTCGGTGGAAGGGTCACGGAAGTAATGGAATTATGTTACGTCACGGAAAGGATAATTGCTCTTTGGTATCGAGAAGATGCACAAGGTGTTTTGGAACATGCGACGACCCTTTTAAGGGGCAAACATGCCGATAATTATATG ATATTCAATCTATCATCGCCAGGACGAGCAGGTGAATCGAATACAAGAGAAGCCGGATGGCCTCAAGGTTTGGCACCAAGTTTGGAAAGATTATGCGCCCTTTGCAAGGAGCTGGACTCCTGGTTAAACGGTGTTCCAAATCGTGTAGTTGTTTTACACGCAAG GGGTAACAAGGAACGATTGGGTGTGGCGGTCTCGGCTTACATGAATTACAGCAGCATCTGCGGTGGACGCGATCAAGCCTTGGACAGGTTCGCGATGAGAAGATTCCTCGATGACAAGATCGGATCGCTGCAAGTTCCATCACATCGAAG atacatagagTACTTCAGTGGATTATTGTCTGGGTCATTGAGAATCAGTCAATCTCCTCTTTACTTGACACACCTCACGGTACTCGGAGTGCCACTCTTCGAGCCTACCGGATGTCGAGCGTTCCTCAAAGTCTACGAAGGATTGACGCCCGTTTACACATCGGATTTGTACTCGGTGACGAATGCTCGTGAGTTCACGGTTAATCTCGGTGGTCTTCGCTTGAGAGGAGACATTCTCGTGAAATGTTATCATAGGGTATATTCCAAACAAAGCCGAGAAGTAATGTTCTCGCTACAG TTCCACACGTGCGTCATCACAGAAAACGTTGTGTCATTTCCCCGTTCGGAACTTGACGTTGCATGCGAAGATCCACGATGTCCACCCGATAGTGTTGTGACCCTTTACTTCGCAACCGATGCGAAACGTCAGGATGGCCCAATTCCAGCACCAACACCCGCTGTGCCTCATGCCTCGGCTCATCACGATCCCATCCTCCATTGGGACAGCTACACGAATCTCGAGATAAGCGATGACG AAGGCCGCGAGACACCGTTGTCACCACCGCCACCATCGAGTTCATCCGTTCAAACATCGCCACGTGGGTTAGGTTACACCTGCGGACCTATAGATGGATCCTTGTACGCGGTGGTACAGCAGGGTGCTGCAGGTGGTGCTCGCGGTTCACCACTGACAGTTTCCATGGACAGCGGTATCAGCAGTGCTCCACCTCAAAGACCAAGTCCACCTGAACACGAGCCGGATAATCAGGCTCACGGTGATCTTGATAAACTTCTTCACGATATGATGCTAACCGTTGAG tCGATGCCAGACCCTCCTACGGAGGATTATGCTCGACCGGATAGAAACGAGAAGATTTACGTCCAAGAAAATCGTAGTTACAGTAGTCACACCAGTAGTAGCCATGCGCCATCAACTTATTCGACCTTGAAGGATTCCTACAGAAGTTATAGCGTCGCCAAAGAATCCAGTCCGCCTTACAACTCTAGCACGTCTAGTTATAGCACGTTAAAGAACGAATATAGAGATAGCCCGAAAAACGTGGAACACCGTAGGGAGGATTACGAGTACCGTGTTTCACCTGATCGAAAAATATCCGAATCAACGGCAGATATATATGGTAGAAAGCAACACGTCGATTCATTCTCTCCATCCGGTAACATCGACTTTATCGACGAGGACATTCCTTATCACGCGAGACAAACGAGTCAACCGTTCTCTTACGGTGCTACAACcgatatgatcaaacatcaaaAATTATCATCACCTTCCTTGGTTAGAAAGGCGTCGGTACGTGGTACAGCACCGGTCGTAGACTTCGATGATATTCTTGGCGATGCTAATCCAAGACGACCTATCAGCCCTTTAAGCCCAAATACACCAGATCCACCGCCAGAGTTCGCGAATGGTCCTGTCAAAACCACCCCCGATCACGTCGACGG attatcTTGGCTGAGGCAACAACAATTGAAACTGGCCGCGAGGAGAGATGAGAAAAGTCCTAAAACAATATGGCGACAGGAAACTGGAAATCGTGTTATCGGAGAACTTCGTAGTTATCAAAGGGGAAGATTAAGGCACGACGGTTATGCCAGCGATTCGGCAGTattagacgacgacgacgatacaTGGATACCAAGTTCAATTTCTAATCAG ACCCAAACGAAAACGACCCCTTACACCTCCGCACCGGCGAGTCCTTTGCTCCCGCAAAGATCGAGTAGTCGTAAGTACAATGGCAGCACTAGTAGCGGTATTCTCGGCAGACCAAGAGCCGAAAGCATGAACGAACGACCATTCGTCTCTGTGAAGAGAGCTTACGAGTATCGAAAGTACAGCGACGGTCAG AGCCCTCCGTCATCCCCCCGCGCAGTATTTGCAGCCGATCCACCCTTAAGCACAGGAATGCAACGTCGATCGGGTAGTCCGGTTAACTTGGAGAAGCAACAACCACCTCGTCCAGAATCTAGAAGCGATAGTTTTGCACGTACCGATGCCTTCTTGCGTGAGCATagacagcaacaacaacaattccTACAAcatcagcaacaacagcaacagcagcagcagcagcagcagcagcagcaacaacaacagcagcagcagcagcaacaacaacaacaacaacaacaacagcataACAACGGGATGAATAACATTTCCAGCACCATGGAAAATGGTCACGAACAAAGCAAACGGGCAATTATTCACGAGAAAAGTTTTGGAACTTTGGCTAGACCGTCGAGACCAGAGTCGAGAAATCGCGTAACAACGACGtatcaaaattattcgagaaattataacaatgatgtgacaacaataacgacgacaatgacaacgccaataacagcaacaacaatgacaacaatgacaacaatgacaacaatgaCGACAACAAACGACAGAAGCAACAATGGCAGTGGCCAAAATGAAGGAGGACTTTTGGCGGTGGTCGATCAACAAACATCTGTCCCACTTAATCAAGGAGATCCTCTCGTGAGCCTCATTCGATCATTGGCTGAGATATCGCCTATTCGCTCACCCTCATCCAATTCCGCGACTAACAAGATTGAGAATGATCATGGTCATACAACTATCGATGCGACCGCGACAACGGTCAACAACAACGTCGCTAGCATTGCCACTAATTGTTCCCCTAACCAGTCGCCAAAAGCATGGCAGAATTGTACCCAG tCCCACAATGACTCGGCGTCATCGTGGACCGAGAGAAGCGTCAGTCCCGGAAGTACAGTAGGAGTTTCGAGACCGCAAACACCTGCATTTCCTGTACATCCACGTACTCCTTATGTCAATAATGCATCGCCAACTGTAACATTCGCCTCCGATCGTGGCTATGTCATGTCCAACAATAGTtacaacatcaacaacaataataataatattactggAGTGGAAGCTACCGGtggtaatagtaacaacaataatctTGGAAATTATAATGCCGAACGAACGATTTATATTGAGGAGCGAAGGGAAGTCTCTAAGGAAACGGGACTTCCACCCAAGAGTCCGACAACACAACG ACGCTTGAGTTTCCCAGCAAGCGGGCCGCTTAAACAAACGCATAACAAACGATGGCCGCTCACTAACCAATCGGCGTCGTTCGACTATAG CAAGGACCGACCTGTTTCTCCGATAGGCGAATCTGCGATATCACAAGCTCAGGCTATTTCACATAGCCCTGGTACTCCAACTCACGTTGAATTTGCCCAAAGTCCGAAg AGTGCTACGTCGTACACATCTATCAACAGTGGTGGTGGTCAGTCGTCTCCACAGGTGCAGTATTATGGATCAAGACGTTCGAGTATTCATTCGAACAGTGAACCTCAAGAGGTCGCTGACATTAACGTAAAATTCGTACGAGATACCAGCAGGATCTGGTACAAACCAAATATATCTCGAGAACAAg cAATCTCAATGCTGAAGGATGCCACACCGGGTACGTTCGTAGTAAGAGACAGCAATTCTTTCCCGGGTGCGTTTGGTTTAGCATTGAAAGTGGCAACACCACCACCTGGTGCGCCTAGTAGTCCTAGAGATCCATCAAGCGAACTCGTCAGGCATTTCTTGATCGAGCCAACCTCACGTGGAGTCAGACTGAAGGGATGCGCGAACGAACCAGTTTTTAGTTCTTTGTCAGCATTAGTTTATCAACACAGCTTGATGGCAATGGCATTACCATGTCAACTGTTAGTACCTGAACCAGAAGCTGCTGCTAGAGCTTTGGATTCGCCCGCTACGAATAGTGCACAACAACTTCTTGCACAGGGAGCTG cTTGCAacgttctttatcttttcaccGTCGACACAGAATCCTTGACCGGGCCTCAAGCTATCAAAAAAGCTATAAGTACTTTGTTCGAACAAAAACCTTTGCCGAGTGCGACCATCGTTCATTTCAAGGTCTCCACTCAAGGTATAACACTGACGGATAACGCAAGGAAATTATTCTTCCGTAGACATTATCCTACGAACAACATCAGTTATTGCGGTTTAGATACTGATGAACGTACTTGGGATTTTACCGGTGAAGATATTGGACGACCAATCAGCGCACA tcGTTGCTTCGGATTCGTAGCAAGAAAACCCGCTCACAAATCAGACAATCAATGTCACGTGTTCGCCGAGCTGGAACCGGAACAACCAGCAACGGCcatcgttaatttcgtcaaTAAAGTCATGATGGGCAACTCGATCGCTAAAGCCaatatcgtataa